Below is a window of Solanum stenotomum isolate F172 chromosome 7, ASM1918654v1, whole genome shotgun sequence DNA.
TGCTGCACGACATCCATTGGGGGTGTTTGGCCTTCTCTTTTATGATGATACTAAACCTTGATTGGAAACTGTCAATGGGGTAATATGGTAGCACAGTTCAATAACTAGGCCTATCGATCGTTTCTAAACATAGCTAGGTGAAATTTCACGAgatatataacaataatataatataattagaaCTTGTTGTCAAACATTTCGTCATGATTCTATATTAAAGTACTACAAATTTTCTTCTATAAGTTTAAGCTATtaaaagagtaatttttttttacttaattatacTTTCTCCTTAATTACATCTAGGCTTATATCTTTTTCACGAGTCACACATGTGTAGAAATCTTCTTTAATAATGGGGTGCCGCTAATGTGGCGGTGAGACTCGAACCTTGTGAGTTGTGACCTACTTCAATATACCATATTGAATTATATGATTAACtcatctaaatttttatttaattaagtaCATATTCATTCAAAGCCAATAGCTAAtaatgtatataacttaaaactcTATTTTAGTACTACATTTTCCAACCTAACCTTCTTTAAAGTGTCCATGTATTTGGATTTGTAACAAATTTAAGGAATACCAACCTTCTAATTACTTCGTTATTCTTACCACGTAACATTGCCAAATCAACACTTAATAACAAATTTTGCTAAAGTCAAATAtagaataacaaaaatataataataatattatttttaataaaaataaaacatagtaGTAAGTCATTAGTCATTAAAACACGTTATGTTTTATAGAAATCCCTTGCCTATAAATACACTCAATGACATCCCATAATCACAAAAAAACATTAACAAGAATTATGAAttccaagagaagattcatTTCGTTACTTCTTATTgtctttattattttaactacaaataccatattattattattattagcagAAGGTGCAAGGCCTAATTTGGATATGGCTGAATTTATAGAGAAAGAAGCTATTCTACTCAAGGCATCGTTGCCACGAGGTCGAGTTCCACGATCTCGTTCTTCCCCTTGCACCAACATTCCCGGGCGTGGTCGTAGTGGCTCTTGCTATTGAAAAAAAacgaattcagaatttaaattttaaaattttgaggtCGAGTTTCACAATCTCGTTTTTCTCCTTGCTCCAACATGTCTATCCACCGCCGCAGTGAGTGACTCTTGTCATTTGAACATGTGAATGTTATCGTGCATCGACAATGTCTTGAGacaaattcagaatttgaatattagaattattgtatttatttaatgaatttgttaaGTACAAGGTTTAAGTAGTGACTAGAATAGGGTAAACCAATTTTATCTTGTCCGAGATAAGTTTAGAATTTTTTATCTTGTCCGACTAATTTTTGTCTTGTCCGGACAAAATTAtgtaggaaaaaaaatatgtctatGAGTTCTGAAATTGAACTTATGTCTCTATCGACATAAGTTAGGTAGAAACTAAGACATAACTTgtgttatgaatttttttagttGTAACATTTTAATAAAGTGGAACTTGTGCTTTTATCAACTTAAGTTCCGTAGGAACTTGTTGGCTTTGAACTAAACTTATACTTTTAACGACATAAATTCTATAGGAATTAAGAGACATAATTTGCTATGTTTTATAAAGTATAACTTGTGTTATATTAcgatatgaaaaatataatcatttacTTAGCaagtttctttttgttttttaaaaacatcaaaGATATTTTCGATTACCTTTTTATTATTTAgtgaacaaaaattaaagatcactGCAAAACTTAAAGACCAACTCAAAATAGTAGTTCATCTGTCATAATTTATGTGACGTTATTTATCCAATCACAAAgaactttattataattatcaaattaCCCTTATTAAAATCACACTTGATTTTTCTTCAACATAAGTAGGATCCAACAAGGTTAAAATAGAGATGACACTGTATAATAATTGttcactattgacttgacacacacCTTAGGAAACAATaagtaatattactatattaccctttgaatatattcaatttaatgTTTTGAGAAATGTATTCGATATTGAATAGTattgggaaaaaggacaaatatacccccgaactatcgtaaatgatacGCAGATACTCtttgtcatacttttgggacattagTGTCCCTATCGTCCGTTAGTATAAAAGGTATATCtactctagtttttggacgtcAGGGgtaccaatgtcccaaaaatatgacggaGGATATCTGTATAacatttacgatagtttggtcctttttcccaataatatttaataccaagaataacattgATACAAAAgtaatggacaagtaaaaatgaccGGATGGACGGATGGTCAAATAAGAAAACGTAATATTGACTTGTATATATAGATGTACGTTTTCTCTTCCCACTCTAGCACAAAGTGCAAACTCAATTCTGCACAGTAGAGCCCCAAATGGCGGCACCCCAAATCGATTTCAACAGTGAAAATCAAGAACCAAAATCAAAGGTTGTGTATTTAAACTACAGGCGAATGCCAGCAGCAATCTTTCGGAAGAAGTACTGGGATTGGAATAGCATGGTGGCGGTATGTAAACTTACAATGGTTGGAAAATTCTTTATACCTAAACCAAAGATGACTAAAATTCGTGTTAGTTTCCAGGCGAAACTCTCTCTTAAAGGGGTAGTGAAAATTAGGTCTTATGATTCTTACCATGTGCTTCTTGATTTCACTGCTGACGAGGACTATCAGTCTGTTTTGTTGAAAGAGAGGGTTGTTGTTGCTGGTGCAATGATGGAGGTTTTTCGGTGGACTCCTGAGTTTCATGATCAATTTGTGAGTTTTGTTGCTCCTGCtgctttaattttattgatgatGGTAAATCatttatttctgatatttgatGAGTCGGACAggatataaattgaaaatatttatatgtaatctGGAGAAACACTATAGGGTAAGTGGCGTCGAGGGAGAAGGGGCGATGAAGTGGGGCACGGGAAGGGCGAGTAGGGGGTGGGGTGAGTGGGCAAGGTGGATGTGGGTGGAGGCACTATGGCCTGGGGGAGTGAGAGGTGGTGTTAGGGGTAGGGATAGGGATAGGGAGTGAGTGTAATGTCGAagtcagaattttcactaaggggttcaaaatatgaGCTGGTTAACACACGAAGAAGTCGAATGcagttcaacatctactatatatctataaaaataattttagttatGTATAAACAATATAGTTTTCGAGGGTTCGGATGAATCCCTCGACCTTACTTGGCTCTGCTCCAGAATGGGTGGGAGgtggtgtgtgtgtgtgggggggggtgAGGGGTTGGGTTTGGACGAGAGGTAGGGATAATGGGGGTGAGAACTGAGGAAGGAGAGTAGATAATCAACATTATCTTGAATTTTGAAGAACTTGTTTTCTtgacaataatatttatcaaagaccaaccaaacatgaggaAGTTGGAACTCCTCCTCCATCCAAATACACCTTCCATTGAACCTATTTGATTAGACGAGATGTTAGACATGTCACTATATTTGTGTGGTTATGTTACAAGACTTCTGAAACTTGTTGTATTACATATGACAACATAACACATGTGTTGTTATAGAAAAATGTCATTCAACGTAAAATGAGAAGCTTAAGTTAAATTCTTTTCATAGTTAGAAAGGGTTATTCTTTGttgaacaaactaaaaaggaaatatgatTACATAAACTTGAAAGGATGGagtaaaatatttgttttaagcAAGGAAGGGTGAAGTATTGTTGGTCCCAAGTAATGTAAAGGAGGTGGGATGTGTAATTTGGCACCGGtcaaaagtaatatatatatatatatatatatttttatttttttttggatgaccGTGGTGTTTGGGCTAGCTTTTGCTCACCTCTACTAATTCCAAGGAAACCTGTCACCTGCCACCGGCAACAGGTAGCAACAAGTACCAGATAATTTTATCCACCAAGGGTAGGACAAatgggaagaatcacctagtgtaTTTTGTCTCCGCTGAGTTTTTAACCTGTGACCTCAGGCTTCTCAATCACTTCAttaaccactaggccacacccttgtgtgcttgaaaataattaaattttgatgaaacagTTTGATTGccttagttatttttatttcaagtaAGGAACTCTACCTGGATGAGTATGATTTCACTACGTATAGTCCGTCTCTAGCTGTGGCGGAACCAGGAATTTTATAGAAgcaaattcctaaaaaaatatgtcACACGTGAGATAAGAACCTATGACCTAAAGCAATTTTTGAACCCTCTTTGCCACTTTTTCCTTATATGAAAGAGCAATTATACCTTTGCTTGGAAGTGTTGTATTGCAATTATAGGAGATGATGGACCAAAAAACTTTTTATGTGTGCGCTTTAGTATTTACAATTGTTCTACTATCTTTGGAGTGAAAACTGAAGTTTTGGTTTTTAGTTATTGGCACCATTAGTGTAGTTTCTATTATGTATTAGACAATAGCATATATTGCTATTGTACTGCCTAGCTTTTGCTTTCTTTGGAGGTTTCATCGTTGAGCTTGACTGTAAAAGGTTTGCTTATGCAGAAATGTGCTGATCATTGAGAAAATATGTTGTAGTAATGCAATATAGAAATCTATCAACAAAATAAGTTAATGCAATATAAAAGTAGTAAATGTTGTTTAATCATCTGTCATTCTTGGGTACCTGCCTAAAAACAAAGAtctaaaaattgaagaatcaaaTGAAAGAGGGGTAAAGAGAAAAATGACTGTTCTGGGATAAATTTTAACGTTGTAGCCTTTTGTCAGCTAGTTTGTGCTGAAGCTCTCAGTTGACAGTTTTTGTTTGAGTTCCAAGAAGGTTAGTGAAAATTCTTAAATTCATTTTGCCTCCTGAAAAAAGTAAATAGTGAATTGATGTAATTTTTCATGGTTACCTCGGAATGTAGAGAGAAGCATTTGGTGTGGTGGAGCTAGATAATACCAAAAGAGATGAACATATTGGTGGTGGAAATGAGTACGGGACAGAGGAGTCTAATTCAGTAGATTGTGTCCCAGAAGTAATTCATTCTGATTCCGAGGACAGAGTTGCAAGTCCTATCCAGTGTGAAAACTCTAAATTACCTTCTTCCGTGGGAATTAGTTGCAGTGGGTTTAGTGGGCTTTCATCTGCTCCATACAGAATTTCTGGAAGAATTCCTTCTGTTACATATGAAAGTTCATCGATGTGTTCCACAGACTTAGTTCCTTTAAGGGGGACTTATTTGAACCACAATAATCTAAAGTCATATAGCAGGTAACCTTTTCTGCCATTCATTTTTTGCATCCGGATTTGAATATCTGTTGTGTGTATGATGGTTCTAATTCCTGGTGCTTTGACTTTTCAGAGAGTGGAATTATGGAAGTAAGCCAATTAGTGAAGCAACTGATTTGGCTTGTGAAACACTTAGTCAGCCATTATATGCTCTTTCAATTGTCGAGCGCCATGAGAATCAGAAATCAAGACCTCCAATCAAAGTGCAACATTCGACCTATATGGGATACCCAACAGTAACCTTTCCAAGGAGCTATGGTGAAAGCTTAGTATCCGATTATAAGCTCACTTTGCTTGGGAATTTCTCCTATAGGAGGCCAAAAATGAACGAAATTCGGGCTGATTTCAAAGCACAGAACCCTCTGAATGGCCAAGTAAAGATTAGGAATTGTTCTTCTCGGCAAGTATTGATTTTATTCACCAATGAAGAGGATTACTACACTGTTTTGTACAAGAAAGCGTTCATTGTTGCTGGTGCCCTCATGCAGATTTCCTGGTCGTCTCCAGATTTCCACCATGAAGTAGTGAGTACTTTGAATCCTGTTTGAGTACATCTATCATTTTTAGCATGGCACCTCTTCTAATGGGAAGCTCTGTCATAACCGGTGGCTCCCATTAGAAAAGCTTTAGCCATAGTCTTTTGCATGTCTATGGTTTTTTATTTTGCATGGGTATGATATCTGAACTTCCTTTTATGTACAATTTATCACATATTGTATGTGATGATACCAAGACAATGTTCGGCAAGAGGTTTTGTCTAGTAGAAGACTTACTACTAAACCAGACCAAGGAGATCTTAGTTGTCTGTGCTCTAGTATTTACTTTTGGTGTGATATTCTTGGTTTAGATATTTTGTTTCAGTTTTTTTCTAAAGCTAGCATACCACCAGGCATAGTTCCTTGGCGGCTTATTTTATTAatgttaatataataataataacaaaagcTCCAATAAGAAGCACAAGTAAGGGAGGCTAGGCCTAACCTTACTGTAGTGGTGTCAAAGGTGCGCTTAAAGCGCACTTAAGCCCTGAAGTTAGGTGCAAAGCCTGTTGAGCGCTTCGCCTCACTTTAAGGCTCAAGAGATACTTTTCCTTGCCTATGAGTGCAACGTTAAAGATGTGACattaaacaattgatatttctttGTCCATATATTTGTTGTTCATGCTTATGATTATTAATCTTGGACTACACAatatctttagtattttttcACCATTTGCAGATTTTTTCAGTAAAGCCCCACTTTAATTGCGTGTTGTGCTTAAAGCTCCAAAGGACCTTGTAGCTCTTTTGCCCTTAAAGCTCCAAAGGACCTTGTAGCTCTTTTGTGCTTAAAGCTCCAAAGGACCTTATAGCTCTTTTACGCTTTTGATAACACTGCGGGAATCATAGTTAGCTTGGTGGCTTATTAGCTTTAGTTGTTGGCATCATATTGTAATTTCTGTGAGGTTTTCGACAATTGCATATGTTGCTGCTGTACTTCCTAGCTATtgcttttttataaattttatatcattGAGCTTGACTGATAAAAAGAACTGCTTATGCAGAAACAGAATATTTATCCTGATTTCAGATTAAGTGATGCAAAATCTGTTAATTGGAATACAGACACCTCTAAGCTGCATCCTTCTATAAATGGCCTTTCAGCCCCTGCTACAGATGAAAAGGCCATGTCACTACAAGTGCCTGCCGTGTCCCAATGCTTGAATGTTCCTTCAATACGTCCACCATTACCATTATTGGCTCATTCAGTAAGTGTTGCTGGTCAATTGTGTGCTGATCGTTTAACAACTCCAGGTATTTATGTTCCTCAGTCTTATCCGAAAGGAATTGTGGCCAGTCCTTTTTTTGGAAGAAACGAACAAGCTGGCCGTGGAAGCACCTTTCCCAGCCCTAGCCAAGCCCTGGATCAGAGCAGTCTTACTCAGCAGCATAACCAACTCAATTCATATAAGGAACCAAAAATGACTGTCAGGATAGCACAATTACAACCACCATCAACAACCTCAGTAAGTGACACTA
It encodes the following:
- the LOC125871457 gene encoding uncharacterized protein LOC125871457 isoform X1 encodes the protein MAAPQIDFNSENQEPKSKVVYLNYRRMPAAIFRKKYWDWNSMVAVCKLTMVGKFFIPKPKMTKIRVSFQAKLSLKGVVKIRSYDSYHVLLDFTADEDYQSVLLKERVVVAGAMMEVFRWTPEFHDQFREAFGVVELDNTKRDEHIGGGNEYGTEESNSVDCVPEVIHSDSEDRVASPIQCENSKLPSSVGISCSGFSGLSSAPYRISGRIPSVTYESSSMCSTDLVPLRGTYLNHNNLKSYSREWNYGSKPISEATDLACETLSQPLYALSIVERHENQKSRPPIKVQHSTYMGYPTVTFPRSYGESLVSDYKLTLLGNFSYRRPKMNEIRADFKAQNPLNGQVKIRNCSSRQVLILFTNEEDYYTVLYKKAFIVAGALMQISWSSPDFHHEVKQNIYPDFRLSDAKSVNWNTDTSKLHPSINGLSAPATDEKAMSLQVPAVSQCLNVPSIRPPLPLLAHSVSVAGQLCADRLTTPGIYVPQSYPKGIVASPFFGRNEQAGRGSTFPSPSQALDQSSLTQQHNQLNSYKEPKMTVRIAQLQPPSTTSVSDTTSSIRYRECLKNHAASMGGHALDGCGEFMPSGEEGTPGALKCAACNCHQNFHRKEIDDYQQMDDVGSHSRFSQPRNNSSSGSIQNQAPISLPTQQLQQYHHGYSNSCSPRSLVDSLQPYTQPPSPTSGPVFSQQALERIEPSSIRPSYSYEMVNHNTTQNGKQREYSWSDSSSNTSRSRDHPSIRNENWNFDMFKPLNNRTPDHIPLEFPAYPSRCQPQTVFADEFPHLDIINNLLHEEHGTGRTLMSNSGFQRLNNGS
- the LOC125871457 gene encoding uncharacterized protein LOC125871457 isoform X2 gives rise to the protein MAAPQIDFNSENQEPKSKVVYLNYRRMPAAIFRKKYWDWNSMVAVCKLTMVGKFFIPKPKMTKIRVSFQAKLSLKGVVKIRSYDSYHVLLDFTADEDYQSVLLKERVVVAGAMMEVFRWTPEFHDQFFVLKLSVDSFCLSSKKREAFGVVELDNTKRDEHIGGGNEYGTEESNSVDCVPEVIHSDSEDRVASPIQCENSKLPSSVGISCSGFSGLSSAPYRISGRIPSVTYESSSMCSTDLVPLRGTYLNHNNLKSYSREWNYGSKPISEATDLACETLSQPLYALSIVERHENQKSRPPIKVQHSTYMGYPTVTFPRSYGESLVSDYKLTLLGNFSYRRPKMNEIRADFKAQNPLNGQVKIRNCSSRQVLILFTNEEDYYTVLYKKAFIVAGALMQISWSSPDFHHEVKQNIYPDFRLSDAKSVNWNTDTSKLHPSINGLSAPATDEKAMSLQVPAVSQCLNVPSIRPPLPLLAHSVSVAGQLCADRLTTPGIYVPQSYPKGIVASPFFGRNEQAGRGSTFPSPSQALDQSSLTQQHNQLNSYKEPKMTVRIAQLQPPSTTSVSDTTSSIRYRECLKNHAASMGGHALDGCGEFMPSGEEGTPGALKCAACNCHQNFHRKEIDDYQQMDDVGSHSRFSQPRNNSSSGSIQNQAPISLPTQQLQQYHHGYSNSCSPRSLVDSLQPYTQPPSPTSGPVFSQQALERIEPSSIRPSYSYEMVNHNTTQNGKQREYSWSDSSSNTSRSRDHPSIRNENWNFDMFKPLNNRTPDHIPLEFPAYPSRCQPQTVFADEFPHLDIINNLLHEEHGTGRTLMSNSGFQRLNNGS